The Pyxidicoccus trucidator genome includes a window with the following:
- the prfA gene encoding peptide chain release factor 1 — protein sequence MIDKLEDVERRFERLTADLSNPDVLGDSARLQKVSKERAGLEKLVDTFRTYRKVLADLNEVEAWLGSSDPDEKAYAREALPGLKEQREALESQLKLLLLPKDPNDEKNVILEIRAGAGGDEAALFAEEVMQMYLRYADRRGWKSEIIDMSAGNAGGVKDATLTLSGDAVFSNLKYESGVHRVQRVPATETQGRIHTSTITVAVMPEAEEVDVKINESDIDRQAMRSTGAGGQSVNTTDSAVRLTHRPTGIVVKCQQEKSQLKNYNMALRMLRAKIYEMELERQRTERDSTRRSQVGTGDRSEKIRTYNFPQDRLTDHRIGLTVHNLPGIMTGGIDDVITACRTFYQAEALKAQTGGGPRPASPDA from the coding sequence ATGATTGACAAACTCGAAGACGTCGAGCGCCGGTTCGAGCGCCTCACCGCCGACCTGTCGAACCCCGACGTGCTCGGCGACTCGGCGAGGCTCCAGAAGGTCTCCAAGGAGCGTGCGGGCCTGGAAAAGCTGGTGGACACCTTCCGTACCTACCGGAAGGTGCTGGCCGACCTGAACGAGGTCGAAGCCTGGTTGGGCAGCTCCGACCCGGACGAGAAGGCCTATGCCCGCGAGGCCCTGCCCGGCCTCAAGGAGCAGCGCGAGGCGCTGGAGTCCCAGCTGAAGCTCCTCCTGCTGCCCAAGGACCCCAATGACGAGAAGAACGTCATCCTGGAGATTCGGGCCGGCGCCGGAGGCGACGAGGCGGCCCTCTTCGCCGAGGAGGTCATGCAGATGTACCTCCGCTACGCCGACCGGCGGGGCTGGAAGTCCGAAATCATCGACATGAGCGCGGGCAACGCGGGCGGCGTGAAGGACGCCACCCTCACCCTGTCCGGCGACGCGGTGTTCAGCAACCTGAAGTACGAGTCCGGCGTGCACCGCGTCCAGCGCGTGCCGGCCACCGAGACGCAGGGCCGCATCCACACCTCCACCATCACCGTGGCCGTCATGCCGGAGGCCGAGGAGGTGGACGTGAAGATCAACGAATCGGACATCGACCGGCAGGCCATGCGGTCCACCGGTGCCGGCGGCCAGAGCGTCAACACGACGGACTCCGCGGTGCGCCTGACGCACCGGCCCACGGGCATCGTCGTGAAGTGCCAGCAGGAGAAGAGCCAGCTCAAGAACTACAACATGGCGCTGCGCATGCTCCGGGCGAAGATCTACGAGATGGAGCTGGAGCGGCAGCGCACCGAGCGCGACTCCACGCGCCGCTCGCAGGTGGGCACCGGCGACCGCAGCGAGAAGATCCGCACCTACAACTTCCCGCAGGACCGGCTGACGGACCACCGCATCGGCCTCACGGTGCACAACCTGCCGGGCATCATGACGGGCGGCATCGACGACGTCATCACCGCGTGCCGGACCTTCTACCAGGCCGAGGCGCTCAAGGCGCAGACCGGCGGCGGCCCGCGGCCCGCCTCTCCCGACGCATGA
- a CDS encoding tetratricopeptide repeat protein, whose product MAREKDNIALSDEHNTRGIELADRGWLDEAIKEFKKAIDLDPSSAHAHDNLATVYAEKKLFREALSEYLTALKLEPESATAHYNLACFLSTHAGEMAVEEYKEAIELDPEYPDAHLNLGLTYADQGRVEEAMRELQTAIELDSQDAFPRHELAALMMDEGDYRSAITQLKEVVRLEPDNFEAQLDLGICYAQKGFYAEAERAYERARALNPEDLLLNYNLSALFALWGRPKDAVQYLQKSLAADRPKVLGWLSTDPMFDALKGDPDFEALF is encoded by the coding sequence ATGGCCCGGGAAAAGGACAACATCGCTCTCTCCGACGAGCACAACACTCGCGGAATCGAGCTGGCGGACCGTGGGTGGCTCGACGAGGCCATCAAGGAGTTCAAGAAGGCCATCGACCTGGACCCCAGCTCGGCCCACGCCCACGACAACCTGGCCACCGTCTACGCGGAGAAGAAGCTCTTCCGCGAGGCGCTGTCCGAGTACCTCACCGCCCTCAAGCTGGAGCCGGAGAGCGCCACGGCGCACTACAACCTGGCCTGCTTCCTCTCCACCCACGCCGGGGAGATGGCGGTGGAGGAGTACAAGGAAGCCATCGAGCTGGACCCCGAGTACCCCGACGCGCACCTCAACCTCGGCCTCACCTACGCGGACCAGGGCCGGGTGGAGGAGGCCATGCGCGAGCTGCAGACGGCCATCGAGCTGGACTCGCAGGACGCCTTCCCCCGCCACGAGCTGGCGGCGCTGATGATGGACGAGGGCGACTACCGCTCCGCCATCACCCAGCTGAAGGAAGTGGTGCGACTGGAGCCGGACAACTTCGAGGCGCAGCTGGATTTGGGCATCTGCTACGCGCAGAAGGGCTTCTACGCGGAGGCCGAGCGCGCCTACGAGCGGGCCCGGGCCCTCAACCCCGAGGACCTGCTGCTCAACTACAACCTGTCCGCGCTGTTCGCGCTCTGGGGGCGGCCGAAGGACGCCGTCCAGTACCTCCAGAAGTCGCTGGCGGCGGACCGGCCCAAGGTCCTGGGGTGGCTGTCCACGGACCCCATGTTCGACGCCCTCAAGGGCGACCCCGACTTCGAAGCCCTGTTCTGA
- a CDS encoding DUF3108 domain-containing protein, producing MGATPTPDVAPRSDTAAVEAPAACPNPYFPLEDGLKLTYRAGKSSEMVLSTQDVTPVPEGLKGTVAVKLKNRQGQTEATCTSEGIRTGLGGLEGTLLSASGMDVQVVSAEGVAVPAPATMVPGGTWKNSLSVKLQPPAGKTGGIRPTIATTFDKEATVVGEEEVTVAAGTFKALKVKNITTARSSRPGSQGRSMESFIWFAPGVGIIKLETAGSTDLELLKVERPEPPKAASKTKSLKKAVAEKKDPKG from the coding sequence ATGGGAGCGACCCCTACGCCGGACGTAGCACCCCGGTCTGACACGGCGGCGGTCGAAGCCCCGGCCGCCTGCCCCAACCCGTATTTCCCGCTGGAGGACGGCCTCAAGCTGACCTACCGGGCAGGCAAGTCCTCGGAGATGGTGCTCTCCACCCAGGACGTGACGCCGGTGCCGGAGGGCCTCAAGGGCACCGTCGCGGTGAAGCTGAAGAACCGGCAGGGCCAGACGGAGGCCACCTGCACCTCCGAGGGCATCCGCACCGGCCTGGGCGGCCTGGAGGGCACCCTGCTCTCCGCGTCCGGCATGGACGTACAGGTGGTGAGCGCCGAGGGCGTGGCCGTGCCCGCGCCCGCGACGATGGTGCCGGGAGGGACGTGGAAGAACAGCCTCTCCGTGAAGCTCCAACCGCCCGCGGGCAAGACGGGGGGCATCCGGCCCACCATCGCCACCACGTTCGACAAGGAGGCCACGGTGGTGGGCGAGGAGGAGGTGACGGTGGCCGCCGGCACCTTCAAGGCGCTCAAGGTGAAGAACATCACCACCGCGCGCTCCAGCCGGCCCGGCTCCCAGGGCCGCTCCATGGAGAGCTTCATCTGGTTCGCCCCCGGCGTGGGCATCATCAAGCTGGAGACGGCCGGCAGCACGGACCTGGAGCTGCTCAAGGTGGAGCGCCCGGAGCCGCCCAAGGCCGCCAGCAAGACGAAGTCGCTGAAGAAGGCCGTGGCGGAGAAGAAGGACCCGAAGGGCTGA
- a CDS encoding hemolysin family protein, whose protein sequence is MGMEWVFLGLALLLVLANGFFVATEFAIVKVRATRIQALVDEGAPGSSTALKMVEHLDAYLSATQLGITLASLGLGWLGEPAFAKLLEPVLVGLVPEGSATTLAHTVSVVIAFSIITFLHIVIGELAPKSLAIQRAEATTLAVALPMRMFYFLFYPFIVLLNGLAAWVLRLFGLHSVGESHDAHSEDELRVILHSSAQAGAITTARAELLERALEMAQKTARQVMVPRNQVKFLDVEEPLDKCIADARAAGHTWLPVCRGNLDEIEGLVNAKDLFFLLSRGELRSLAQVQRPVLFIPENATLEQLLAEFRRRRRQTALVVDEHGGTSGLVTISDVVAEVVGDVAELGRRMDEVRALPGGRFELPGTTQLDDLEERLDVNFDLDEDEQGEVTTIAGYLMARLGRVPDKGDSLKLDMWRILVEEVDGPRVVRVTVEPQTRATPAPRPSSETPAASSSGETPPVSSSESS, encoded by the coding sequence ATGGGAATGGAATGGGTGTTCCTCGGTCTGGCGCTGCTCCTGGTGCTGGCCAACGGGTTCTTCGTGGCGACGGAGTTCGCCATCGTGAAGGTGCGCGCCACGCGCATCCAGGCGCTGGTGGATGAGGGCGCGCCGGGGTCCTCCACCGCGCTGAAGATGGTGGAGCACCTGGACGCGTACCTCTCCGCCACGCAGCTGGGCATCACCCTGGCGTCGCTGGGGCTGGGCTGGCTGGGTGAGCCGGCCTTCGCGAAGCTGCTGGAGCCGGTGCTGGTGGGGCTGGTGCCGGAGGGCTCCGCCACCACGCTGGCCCACACGGTGTCGGTGGTCATCGCCTTCAGCATCATCACCTTCCTGCACATCGTCATCGGGGAGTTGGCGCCCAAGAGCCTGGCGATTCAGCGCGCCGAGGCCACGACGCTCGCCGTCGCGCTGCCGATGCGGATGTTCTACTTCCTCTTCTACCCGTTCATCGTCCTGCTCAACGGGCTGGCGGCGTGGGTGCTGCGCCTCTTCGGCCTGCACTCGGTGGGCGAGTCGCATGACGCCCACAGCGAGGACGAGCTGCGCGTCATCCTGCACAGCTCGGCGCAGGCGGGGGCGATTACGACGGCGCGCGCGGAGCTGCTGGAGCGCGCGCTGGAGATGGCGCAGAAGACGGCGCGCCAGGTGATGGTGCCGCGCAACCAGGTGAAGTTCCTCGACGTGGAGGAGCCGCTGGACAAGTGCATCGCGGACGCGCGCGCGGCGGGGCACACGTGGCTGCCGGTGTGCCGCGGCAACCTCGATGAAATCGAGGGGCTGGTCAACGCGAAGGACCTGTTCTTCCTGCTGTCTCGCGGGGAGCTGCGCAGCCTGGCCCAGGTGCAGCGGCCGGTGCTCTTCATCCCGGAGAACGCCACGCTGGAGCAGCTGTTGGCGGAGTTCCGGCGCCGGCGCCGGCAGACGGCGCTGGTGGTGGACGAGCACGGCGGCACGTCCGGGCTCGTCACCATCTCCGACGTGGTGGCCGAGGTGGTGGGCGACGTGGCCGAGCTGGGCCGGCGGATGGACGAGGTGCGGGCGCTGCCGGGCGGCCGCTTCGAGCTGCCGGGCACCACGCAGCTGGACGATTTGGAAGAGCGGCTGGACGTCAACTTCGACCTGGACGAGGACGAGCAGGGCGAGGTGACGACGATTGCCGGCTACCTCATGGCCCGGCTGGGGCGCGTCCCGGACAAGGGGGACAGCCTCAAGCTCGACATGTGGCGCATCCTCGTGGAGGAGGTCGACGGGCCGCGCGTGGTGCGGGTGACGGTGGAGCCGCAGACGCGCGCCACCCCGGCCCCGCGTCCGTCCTCGGAGACTCCGGCGGCGTCCTCCTCGGGAGAGACACCGCCGGTGTCATCGAGCGAGTCGTCGTAG
- a CDS encoding CapA family protein, whose amino-acid sequence MRHAALLLLLFAACHPRPVPPTEPPPVPDTPPAASVEDAGVAALPAFPAAGIPDAGLLTEAPDAGPAARPITLVVGGDVTLGHNHQTYFDAEVAKGRSREEMLAYGFKEVKPLGDAADLFVVNLECPFTEGGEKLAKNFNFRARPELAGALVAGGVDVVSLANNHLMDFGAQGLVDTLVTLEAARIPYFGAGRNLAEARRPAILTVGGVRVALLGYFFLGERNIEPPEVYATETTPGVAGHFSDVDAMERMLREDVLAAKQQADVVLPFFHWGREGTYSPEPYQVRLAHAAIDAGASGVLGSHPHVLQSMELYQGAPVVYSLGNFVFGGNWNPRDKRSALWKARFGPGGYLSSEVLPLRSDRYPERPFQPVPVTGAEAEEVMRLLASSSKGVERMLPELEPWARTPPSPEARGRE is encoded by the coding sequence ATGCGCCACGCCGCCCTCCTGCTGCTCCTGTTCGCCGCCTGTCATCCGCGCCCCGTCCCCCCGACGGAGCCTCCGCCGGTACCGGACACCCCCCCCGCTGCGTCCGTCGAGGACGCGGGCGTGGCCGCCCTCCCCGCTTTCCCGGCAGCCGGAATACCGGACGCGGGGCTGCTGACCGAGGCACCGGACGCTGGCCCGGCTGCCCGTCCCATCACCCTGGTGGTGGGCGGCGACGTGACGCTGGGCCACAACCACCAGACGTACTTCGACGCCGAGGTGGCCAAGGGCCGCTCGCGCGAGGAGATGCTCGCCTACGGCTTCAAGGAGGTGAAGCCGCTGGGCGACGCGGCGGACCTCTTCGTCGTCAACCTGGAGTGCCCCTTCACCGAGGGCGGCGAGAAGCTGGCCAAGAACTTCAACTTCCGCGCACGGCCGGAATTGGCGGGCGCGCTGGTGGCCGGCGGCGTGGACGTGGTGAGCCTGGCCAACAACCACCTGATGGACTTCGGCGCCCAGGGGCTGGTGGACACGCTGGTGACGCTGGAGGCGGCGCGCATCCCCTACTTCGGCGCGGGGCGGAACCTGGCCGAGGCGCGCCGTCCCGCCATCCTCACCGTGGGCGGGGTGCGCGTGGCGCTCCTCGGGTACTTCTTCCTCGGCGAGCGCAACATCGAGCCGCCCGAGGTCTACGCCACGGAGACGACGCCGGGCGTGGCCGGGCACTTCTCCGACGTGGACGCCATGGAGCGGATGCTGCGCGAGGACGTCCTCGCCGCGAAGCAGCAGGCGGACGTGGTGCTGCCCTTCTTCCACTGGGGCCGCGAGGGTACCTACTCGCCGGAGCCGTACCAGGTGCGGCTGGCCCACGCGGCGATTGACGCTGGCGCCAGCGGCGTGCTGGGCAGCCACCCGCACGTGCTCCAGTCCATGGAGCTGTACCAGGGCGCCCCCGTCGTCTACTCGCTGGGGAACTTCGTCTTTGGTGGGAACTGGAACCCGCGCGACAAGCGCAGCGCGCTGTGGAAGGCCCGCTTCGGGCCCGGCGGCTACCTCTCCAGCGAGGTGCTGCCCCTCCGCTCCGACCGCTACCCGGAGCGTCCCTTCCAGCCGGTGCCCGTGACGGGTGCCGAGGCGGAAGAGGTCATGCGACTGCTGGCCAGCTCGTCGAAGGGCGTGGAGCGGATGCTGCCCGAGCTGGAGCCGTGGGCCCGTACGCCTCCCTCCCCCGAAGCACGAGGGAGGGAGTAG
- the smc gene encoding chromosome segregation protein SMC: MRIKRLDITGFKSFMERSVFTFDEGVTGIVGPNGCGKSNVVDAIRWVMGEQSAKNLRGRGMEDVIFNGSENKQPLSMAEVSLTFLVDDTDQLAPQYQGFSEVTVTRRLFRNGDSEYLINKTLCRLLDITELFLGTGVGTKAYSIIEQGRVGLIVSSKPEDRRHLLEEAAGVTKYKARRKAAERKMEATDANLLRVTDITNELEKRLDALSRQAKKAEKYKKLKARMRDIDLHAASHRHLELLAEKQVLKSRLENLGTEERESLDRVKDLEEGITRRRAELEAEAAALQALAAEVHALESSVQRDTQELSYGKRDMEETRARVDAAKVELDGLLARQTEMAEAMAAREAELSGIAGSWKEDEVAMQVAQEELRRVSQLQTEVALRLEQERAGLVAVAGRLANHESNLVNLARQRTDLEARRAKLQGELETLRAQESQLEAVRGDVAKRVEDTRHLAAELAERKGQEEDALSRTRADFTENEIQVIALREELSDKRSRLSSLEDIQKNYDGFDRGVRAVMMRAGTVAREQGIFGLVADVLSVTQRYERAVEAALGERLQHVIVESRDKGVELVEYLKGHAEGRGSFLPVPALDSLPPALEPDFSRPGVLAHAPREVTCEDSLRPLVQLLLGDVVIVQDLAVARAYSEAGGPACTLVTQEGEVFRPDGTIVGGEREGAAVGALQKKREIAELATEVARVEERYNEILTRHYTLQKQMGHTESVLKGLAKNQHAEEVNLASQEKDLHKAGEDLARVRERVRALESEDAQLAQSHSALAHEEETSRGEVAHGQADREGREERVKQLAGEQESLRQRSETANGELTGLRIKVAAGSERGESARKELESLVTQRKDMETRITRLQATVLEGGSRSEELERRITDTEGGLAKRADEHRLAAEGLESRRAAHTTASAEVREQDAQFRELRGRVDELMQGLSQISLREREIALELEHLSAGIRERHQVDLALELHNFHLLPALAPETEAELKDLRAQVEKMGEINLTAIDEHAELSKRYDFLDAQKKDLQASIEQLKEAIQRIDAASRERFKQTFDVVNEKFQAIFPRLFGGGRASLVLTSEGPNAEPGVEIVAQPPGKKLQSMNLLSGGEKALTAVGLIFGIFLIKPTPFCLLDEVDAPLDEGNVGRYNEMVKEMSKQSQFILITHNKRTMEISNTLYGVTMEEPGISKLVSVRMREAGAANDDKVSAA; encoded by the coding sequence ATGCGAATCAAGCGGTTGGACATCACCGGCTTCAAGTCCTTCATGGAACGGAGCGTCTTCACGTTCGACGAAGGCGTGACGGGCATCGTCGGCCCCAACGGCTGCGGCAAGTCCAACGTCGTGGACGCCATCCGCTGGGTGATGGGTGAGCAGAGCGCGAAGAACCTCCGTGGCCGCGGCATGGAGGACGTCATCTTCAACGGCTCGGAGAACAAGCAGCCCCTGTCCATGGCGGAGGTGTCGCTCACCTTCCTGGTGGACGACACGGACCAGCTCGCGCCCCAGTACCAGGGCTTCTCCGAAGTCACGGTGACGCGGCGCCTGTTCCGCAACGGCGACTCCGAGTACCTCATCAACAAGACGCTGTGCCGCCTGCTGGACATCACCGAGCTGTTCCTCGGCACCGGCGTGGGCACCAAGGCCTACTCCATCATCGAGCAGGGCCGCGTCGGCCTCATCGTCTCCAGCAAGCCGGAGGACCGGCGCCACCTGCTGGAGGAGGCCGCGGGCGTCACCAAGTACAAGGCGCGCCGCAAGGCCGCCGAGCGGAAGATGGAGGCGACCGACGCCAACCTCCTCCGCGTCACGGACATCACCAACGAACTGGAGAAGCGGCTCGACGCGCTGTCCCGCCAGGCGAAGAAGGCGGAGAAGTACAAGAAGCTCAAGGCGCGCATGCGGGACATCGACCTGCACGCGGCCAGCCACCGCCACCTGGAGCTGCTGGCGGAGAAGCAGGTCCTCAAGTCCCGCCTGGAGAACCTGGGCACGGAGGAGCGCGAGAGCCTGGACCGGGTGAAGGACCTGGAAGAGGGGATTACGCGCCGCCGCGCCGAGCTGGAGGCCGAGGCCGCCGCCCTCCAGGCGCTCGCCGCCGAGGTGCACGCGCTGGAGAGCAGCGTGCAGCGCGACACGCAGGAGCTGTCGTACGGCAAGCGCGACATGGAGGAGACGCGCGCCCGCGTGGACGCGGCGAAGGTGGAGCTGGACGGGCTGCTGGCGCGGCAGACGGAGATGGCCGAGGCCATGGCCGCGCGCGAGGCGGAGCTGTCGGGCATCGCCGGCTCGTGGAAGGAAGACGAGGTGGCGATGCAGGTGGCGCAGGAGGAGCTGCGCCGCGTGTCCCAGCTCCAGACGGAGGTGGCGCTGCGCCTGGAGCAGGAGCGCGCCGGGCTGGTGGCCGTGGCGGGCCGCCTGGCCAACCACGAGAGCAACCTGGTCAACCTCGCCCGCCAGCGCACGGATTTGGAGGCCCGCCGGGCGAAGCTCCAGGGCGAGCTGGAGACGCTGCGCGCGCAGGAGTCGCAGCTGGAGGCGGTGCGCGGTGACGTGGCGAAGCGGGTGGAGGACACCCGCCACCTCGCGGCGGAGCTGGCCGAGCGCAAGGGGCAGGAGGAGGACGCCCTCAGCCGCACCCGGGCCGACTTCACGGAGAACGAAATCCAGGTCATCGCCCTGCGCGAGGAGCTGAGCGACAAGCGCAGCCGCCTGTCGTCCCTGGAGGACATCCAGAAGAACTACGACGGCTTCGACCGGGGCGTGCGCGCCGTCATGATGCGCGCCGGCACGGTGGCCCGGGAGCAGGGCATCTTCGGTCTGGTGGCCGACGTCCTCTCCGTCACCCAGCGCTACGAGCGCGCGGTGGAGGCCGCCCTGGGCGAGCGCCTCCAGCACGTCATCGTGGAGAGCCGCGACAAGGGCGTGGAGCTGGTGGAGTACCTCAAGGGTCACGCGGAAGGGCGGGGCAGCTTCCTGCCCGTGCCCGCGCTGGACTCGCTGCCGCCCGCGCTGGAGCCGGACTTCAGCCGCCCCGGCGTGCTGGCCCACGCCCCACGCGAGGTGACGTGCGAGGATTCGCTGCGGCCCCTGGTGCAGCTGCTGCTGGGCGACGTGGTCATCGTCCAGGACCTCGCCGTGGCGCGGGCGTACTCGGAGGCCGGTGGCCCCGCGTGCACGCTCGTCACGCAGGAGGGCGAGGTGTTCCGGCCGGACGGCACCATCGTCGGTGGTGAGCGCGAGGGCGCGGCGGTGGGCGCGCTCCAGAAGAAGCGCGAAATCGCCGAGCTGGCCACCGAGGTGGCCCGGGTGGAGGAGCGCTACAACGAAATCCTCACCCGGCACTACACGCTCCAGAAGCAGATGGGGCACACCGAGAGCGTCCTCAAGGGGCTGGCGAAGAACCAGCACGCCGAGGAGGTGAATCTCGCCAGCCAGGAGAAGGACCTGCACAAGGCGGGCGAGGACCTGGCCCGGGTGCGCGAGCGCGTGCGGGCGCTGGAGTCCGAGGACGCGCAGCTGGCGCAGAGCCACAGCGCGCTGGCCCACGAGGAGGAGACGAGCCGCGGCGAGGTGGCGCACGGCCAGGCGGACCGCGAGGGCCGCGAGGAGCGCGTGAAGCAGCTGGCGGGGGAGCAGGAGTCCCTGCGCCAGCGCTCGGAGACGGCCAACGGCGAGCTGACGGGCCTGCGCATCAAGGTGGCGGCCGGCAGCGAGCGCGGCGAGTCCGCGCGCAAGGAGCTGGAGAGCCTCGTCACCCAGCGCAAGGACATGGAGACGCGCATCACCCGCCTCCAGGCCACCGTGCTGGAGGGCGGCTCGCGCTCCGAGGAGCTGGAGCGGCGAATCACGGACACCGAGGGTGGCCTGGCGAAGCGCGCCGACGAGCACCGGCTGGCCGCCGAGGGCCTGGAGTCCCGCCGGGCCGCGCACACCACGGCCTCCGCCGAGGTGCGTGAGCAGGACGCGCAGTTCCGCGAGCTGCGCGGGCGCGTGGACGAGCTGATGCAGGGGCTGTCGCAGATTTCGCTGCGCGAGCGCGAGATTGCCCTGGAGCTGGAGCACCTGTCCGCGGGCATCCGCGAGCGGCACCAGGTGGACCTGGCGCTGGAGCTGCACAACTTCCACCTGCTGCCGGCGCTGGCTCCGGAGACCGAGGCCGAGCTGAAGGATTTGCGCGCCCAGGTGGAGAAGATGGGGGAGATCAACCTCACCGCCATCGACGAGCACGCGGAGCTCTCCAAGCGCTACGACTTCCTCGACGCGCAGAAGAAGGACCTGCAGGCGTCCATCGAGCAGCTCAAGGAGGCCATCCAGCGCATCGACGCCGCCAGCCGCGAGCGCTTCAAGCAGACCTTCGACGTGGTGAACGAGAAGTTCCAGGCCATCTTCCCGCGCCTGTTCGGCGGCGGGCGGGCCAGCCTCGTCCTCACCAGCGAGGGGCCCAACGCGGAGCCGGGCGTGGAAATCGTCGCCCAGCCGCCCGGAAAGAAGCTGCAGAGCATGAACCTGCTCTCCGGTGGCGAGAAGGCCCTCACCGCCGTGGGCCTCATCTTCGGCATCTTCCTCATCAAGCCCACGCCCTTCTGCCTCCTGGACGAGGTCGACGCGCCGCTGGATGAGGGCAACGTGGGCCGCTACAACGAGATGGTGAAGGAGATGAGCAAGCAGTCGCAGTTCATCCTCATCACCCACAACAAGCGGACCATGGAGATCTCCAACACCCTCTATGGCGTCACCATGGAGGAGCCGGGCATCTCCAAGCTCGTCAGCGTGCGCATGCGCGAGGCCGGCGCCGCCAACGACGACAAGGTCTCCGCGGCCTGA